TATTTCTGCAAGAGCAGGCTCAATAATGATCAAGCAAAAGCCACTGATGAATCTCATCAGTGGCTTTTTGTTTGTGTCCGAAACTAAATGTATAAATCTAGTTTTGGGCTGTTACTGTTTGATAAAGCGATGTGTATAGCTCTTTTGTGCCGTATGCAGTCTGAGCATGTAGACTCCATTGGGCAGGTGGCTCAGGTCAAGAGTGATCCCATTGCTGGCAGGGCCCCACTGTAGCTGTTGGTAGCTTTTGCCTGTCAAGTCCAAGATTTCCATCCACTCTATGTCCATACCTGATTGGTTCACTTGTAGGTGATGGGTGGTAGGATTAGGGTATAGTGTGAACGCCTGTTTTTCCTGAGTTAGAGCAGGGGAGTTAACCGTTCTGGCACCAGAGCAGCTACTGCCTACTACGAAACTGTGTGGGTTGGCGGCTGTGTTCCTTTCGCCCCCTTCGGGTACACTGTATGTGTAGTAGAAGTAGACCGTTTGCCCTTCGCTCACATTGGATAGCGTCAGAGGCGTATTGGGAGATACACCATAGCCAGGGTAGGGACCCGTTGGGTTTGTGCCGTAGTAGAGGATCACCAGTGAGGCACCGACTCCCGCATACCCAGGTTCAAAAGTTAAAGCGGGTGTATTGCCACCTGTGATATTATAGGTGTAATCCCCATTGCTAGGTCCTCCTGTACACCCAGTGGCTGTACTATTGACCGTGAGGTTGGTGCTGGCACTGATGCTGGCACTGGTGGCTGTGATGACATAGTTGCCCGCGCTGCTGGGCGTATACAGCCCACTGCTGTTGATGTTGCCGCCTGAGGTAGACCATGTATAGCTAGTAGCGATAGGGTCACCGTTTTGATCATATCCTTGTGCACTGTACTGCTGTGTCTGTCCTTCGTCTATTGTCGCATTGTTTGGTGAGACGGTGATAGTGGTCAGTACAGGAGCTTCGTCCAGGCTAAAATCCATTCTGTTGATGTTGAAACCACTTGAAGTCGCTGCTAAGCGCAGTGTTTGACTCCCCGCCGAAAGACTGACTGATGAAGTCACGGTCGTCCATGCTTGCCATCCTCCTGTGGCGGTGAAGGTGACGTTGGTGAGGGTGGCGCCATTGGATTGTATGTCAAAGGTTTTTTGCCCAGCGCCAGCTGCGGCCAACCTAAATGCAACGGTGTAGCTGCCTGATGTGGTCACGTTGACCTCATAGTCTAGCCAGTCTCCTGCATCGATATAGCCGACGTTGATGCCGCCTCCTGCGTCAGTGGTTGTCTCGGTTTGAATACCTGATGCATCGTTGTAATCTTCAGCTTCGATACTGCCTGGTATCGCCAGGCCTGTACTGCTTGGTGTGACCAGTACAGGAGCAGTGGTTGTGATTGACCCTGCCTGTGCACTAATGGTGAAGTTGCCCGCGGCTGTCGCGGTGTAGGTGCCATTTTGATCGATAGTGCCACCGTTTGCGGACCAAGTGATGTTGGCAGACATGGCATCACCGTTTTGGTCAAAAGCTTGTGCTGTGTAGACCTGTGTTTGTCCTACGACTAGGTTGGTACTGGATGGAGACACGGAGAGGCTGGTCACTACAGGCGTGAAAACATCTGCCTGTATGTCGATCCAGTTGATGTTAAATCCGCCAGTCGCTGCGGAGAGTCTGAGTGTGTGACATCCTGCATTGAGCGTGATCGTACTGTTCACAGTGGTCCAGTTTTGCCATCCACCTGTACCATTAAAGTTGACAGTCGCAGTACTGTTGCCATCGATCAGTAGGTCGATAGATTTAGCCGCTGTGCCATCACCAGCGATACGTAGGTCGATACTGTAATTACCCGCATTCGGGACATCTAGGGTATAGTCCATCCAATCGCCTTGGTCTATCCATCCGACATTGAGTCCACCGTCGGTGTCAGATGTAGCCTCTGTGTCTGTACCACTGGTTGAGTTGTAGTCCTCTGCTTGTATCAGCGCAGGCAGAGGCGTACTGCCAGCGCAGACAGAGGCTTCTGTGACGGTGAGCTCTACCGATGCGGTATGGGTCAAGCTGCCGTCTGAGACTGTCAGGCTGGCGGTATAGCTGCCGGTAGCTGTGTAGGTGTGAGAAGTAGAAGCTGTAGTTGCGCCATTTCCATCTCCAAAATCCCAAGAGTAGCTCAATGGGTCTCCATCGGGATCAGTCGATCCTGCTCCGCTGAACTGTACAGTCAATGGGGCATTGCCTGAGGTTTGATTTGTGGATATTACAGCGGTAGGAGCGGTGTTCGATCCATCATATTTGTAGTACACATCTGCAATGGCAATATCGCTGATGTTGCCCGCGCCACTGATACTGAGTAGTTGTAGGACGTTGGCGAAGTTGACACTTTCGAAATCCGCCAATGGAATCTCCATTTCGTGCCACTGCCCATCTCTGGCAAATCCATAGGGATCACTGCCCGCTTCGAAATAGATCACGTCTTCCTGTAGTCCGACATTGATTCT
The DNA window shown above is from Reichenbachiella sp. 5M10 and carries:
- a CDS encoding carbohydrate-binding protein — translated: MKDSTKTKVKHYLTYLCLLVSFTTVKAQNLLWSDEFDGTTLDPNIWSYAIGDGSAEGIPGWGNQELQTYTDQNTSVSNGILSITARRENVNGKEFTSARLLTKDKLSVKYGMIEASIKLPDMNNGLWPAFWMLGDANRWPFTGEIDIMEAGFNALSTDCNDVAKANVFWRAEDAGVTGNLQYGNEEAFKYDASIEAGKQLNDDFFVYRAHWTPDSLTTLILQTDAQGEPIESTAKVIFSIPNTPTFQNEFFSGDNFYILLNLAVGGWLPFDPSNGENTAANVSALPNPGSESSMQIDYVRVYDISGQGQVTLGNVEADLLPAQGFGIYDETHSTPRSLGFGVDSEIFTWEAEVAPSLTIQTVASIYGDSAYSITFPANQWAGLGFNSSDVLNFANYSNGSLRFKFKTSSQEPFRISAESASGSAGIDFLSGEEKYGLVRDGQWHDVEIPLSLLITNFQQVYMPLIIGNVEFNEPSTDLTIEIDEIHYSSEPSTQVNKVVPALGDYGLFTESAVADELDLGTEGELFVWGETLIAGTPQTFDGQAALSYTHNNKGWFGFAFTANELHDLSAFQGGYLHLAMKSSATETLEMRINVGLQEDVIYFEAGSDPYGFARDGQWHEMEIPLADFESVNFANVLQLLSISGAGNISDIAIADVYYKYDGSNTAPTAVISTNQTSGNAPLTVQFSGAGSTDPDGDPLSYSWDFGDGNGATTASTSHTYTATGSYTASLTVSDGSLTHTASVELTVTEASVCAGSTPLPALIQAEDYNSTSGTDTEATSDTDGGLNVGWIDQGDWMDYTLDVPNAGNYSIDLRIAGDGTAAKSIDLLIDGNSTATVNFNGTGGWQNWTTVNSTITLNAGCHTLRLSAATGGFNINWIDIQADVFTPVVTSLSVSPSSTNLVVGQTQVYTAQAFDQNGDAMSANITWSANGGTIDQNGTYTATAAGNFTISAQAGSITTTAPVLVTPSSTGLAIPGSIEAEDYNDASGIQTETTTDAGGGINVGYIDAGDWLDYEVNVTTSGSYTVAFRLAAAGAGQKTFDIQSNGATLTNVTFTATGGWQAWTTVTSSVSLSAGSQTLRLAATSSGFNINRMDFSLDEAPVLTTITVSPNNATIDEGQTQQYSAQGYDQNGDPIATSYTWSTSGGNINSSGLYTPSSAGNYVITATSASISASTNLTVNSTATGCTGGPSNGDYTYNITGGNTPALTFEPGYAGVGASLVILYYGTNPTGPYPGYGVSPNTPLTLSNVSEGQTVYFYYTYSVPEGGERNTAANPHSFVVGSSCSGARTVNSPALTQEKQAFTLYPNPTTHHLQVNQSGMDIEWMEILDLTGKSYQQLQWGPASNGITLDLSHLPNGVYMLRLHTAQKSYTHRFIKQ